GGGCCCTGGCGAACGGGACGCGGCGGACGCCGTCGAGCCCGGCTTCCAGGTAGGCGTTCGCCTTCGCCGCGATCCACCCGGTCGCGTCGGTGTCGGCCGGGCCGCCGTTCGGCGGGTTGTACTTGAACCCGCCGTCGCGCGGCGGGTTGTGGGAGGGGGTGACGACGATCCCGTCGGCCAGGCCGGACCCCGTCGTGCGGATCGCCCGGCCGTCGCGGTTCGCGGCGAGGATCGCGTGCGAGACCGCCGGCGTCGGCGTCCAGGAGTCGCGGTCGTCGACGAGGACGGTGACGTCGTTGGCGCCGAGGACCTCCAGCGCGGACACCCACGCGGGCTCGGACAGGGCGTGCGTGTCGCGGCCGAGGAAGAGCGGGCCGTCGTAGCCCTGCTCGCGGCGGTAGTCGACGATCGCCTGCGTCGTGGCGAGGATGTGGTCCTCGTTGAACGCGGCGTCGAGGCTGGACCCGCGGTGCCCCGAGGTGCCGAAGGCGACGCGCTGGCCGACCTCGGACGGGTCGGGCTTCGTCGCGTAGTAGGCCGTGACGACGTGCGAGACGTCGATGAGGTCGGAGGGCTGGGCGTGCTGTCCTGCGCGGGGGTTCGTCATGGCTTCCTCGTCACTCCTGGGCTCCGGCTGGTCAGGCTCGCATCGGTCGTGCCGATGATGCTGCACCGCCCGCAGCGCCCCCGCCACCGCCCCCGGTGAGGCGGGTCAGGCGCTCGGCGTCGGCCGAGCCCGGGGCGGCGGAGTACACGACGACGCGCACGTCGCCGCCGGGGACCTCCAGCACGTCACCGTCCAGCGTCAGGGCCCCGACCCCGGCGTGGTCGACGCGCTTGCGCATCCCCCGGTAGCGGGCCGGGCGGGCCGACGTCCAGCGCTCCACGAACTCGGGGCTGCGCCCGGTCAGGGCCTCGACCAGGTCGACCAGCTCGGCGTCGTCGGGGTGTTCCACGAGCGCCACCCGCAGGTCCCCGACGATCGCGTCGCGGAACACCTCGTCCTGCGCCGGCTCCCGCCACACGCGGGGGTTCGGCTCGACCATCTCGTGCCAGACGACGTTCCGCTGCCGTCCCCGCTGGGCGAGCGGGTCGCCCAGCAGCACCGTCCAGGCGGCGTTCCAGCGCAGCAGCCACCAGTCCGCCGAGTAGACGGCGGCCGGCAGCGGGCCGAGCCGCTCGACCAGCCGCTCCGCCGCGGCGGGCACCTCGCGCCGGACGGAACCCGTCGGCGCGGCGAGGCCGGCGGCGCGGTGCAGGAGCGCGGTGCCGTCGTCGGTCAGGCGCAGGGCCCGGGCCAGCGCGGCGACCACCGGCGCCGACGGCCGCGCCGCCCGCCCCTGCTCGAGCTGGACGAGGTAGTCGACGGAGACACCGGCCAGCAGTGCGAGCTCCTCGCGGCGCAGCCCCGGGGTCCGGCGGGTGCCGCGGGCGAACCCGGTGCCCTCCACGGTGCAGCCGCGCCGGAACCCCCGCAGCAGGCCACCCAGCGCCGGGCTCTGGACCGGACCCGTCGTCCTCGTCGTCACGGGGTCATCCTGCCCCGGGTGGTACCGCCGGTCCCCCCGACCGACGGCGCCTTCCCCGGCCCGGCCGTCCGGTCGAGGGTGGTCGCCATGACCACCACCTCTTCCGTCGTCCTCGTCACCGGCGGCAACAAGGGCATCGGCCGCGAGACCTGCCGCCGCCTCGCCGAGCTCGGCCACACCGTCCTCCTCGGCGCACGCGACCCCGAGCGCGGACGGGCCGCCGCCGAGGAGCTGGGCGTGACCTGGCTGCCGCTCGACGTGACCGACCAGGCCAGCGTCGACGCCGCGGCCGAGCGGGTGCGCCGCGAGCACGGCCGCCTGGACGTCCTCGTCAACAACGCCGGCGTCAACAGCGCGGTCATGCCGGTCGAGGAGCTCACTGCCAGCGAGCTCGCCGCGCTGCTGGACGTGAACCTCCTCGGCGTCCTGCGCGTCACCAACGCGTTCGTCCCGCTGCTGCACGACTCGGCGCACCCGCGGGTCGTCAACGTCTCCTCGACCGTGGGCTCCTTCGCCCGCACGCTGGAGATGGACCTGTTCGACTGGCGGATCACGCCGCCGGCGTACGCGGTGTCCAAGAGCGCCCTGACGATGCTCACCCTGAAGTTCGCCCGCGCCCTGCCCGGGGTCCTCGTCAACGCCGCCGACCCCGGCTACACCCGCACCGACCTCAACGGCGGCGACGGCGCGCAGAGCGTCACCGAGGGCACCGACGCGGTCGTGCAGCTCGCGACGCTGCCCGACGACGGACCGACCGGGACGTTCGCCGACCGGCGGGGCGTCGTGCCCTGGTGAGCCGGGTCTTGCGGTTCCCCCGGACGAGCGTCAGGCTGGCCTGACGACGAACGGGGAGGCGATGATGACCGTCCAGACGACCGCGCAGGAGCTCGAACGCGAGCACACCCTGCTCACCGCGGCGCACCGGTACGACGACCTGCGCCTGCGGCACGCGCTCCTGGGGTCCGCCCCGCCCGCCGAGGGCGGCGTGCACCTCCCGCGGCACGAGGCGCTGGAACTGCTCGCGCTCGGGGAGGTGCTGTCCCGCAAGGCGTCCTACGGTCGCCAGCTCGCCGTGCGCGCCGCACGGGCGGCCGGGGCGTCCTGGTCGCAGATCGCCGCGGCGACGGGTGTCACCAAGCAGAGCGCGTGGGAGGCCCACCAGGCGTGGATCCAGGCGCAGGCCGACGCCCACCGCGCGCACGACTGGGAGGGGTTCTCGGCGGAGGAGGAGCGGGACGCGCGCCGGCTCGCCGGGCCGCCGGACTGAGGACGCGCCCCACGAGCACCAGGCGCATGATCGCCCTGTGGCCGCACCGACCCGGGTGCGCGGACCCGAGGGAGACGACGTGAGCAGCACGCGGTGGACGGCCGGCGACGTACCCGACCAGCACGGCCGGGTGGCGGTCGTCACCGGAGCCAACACCGGCCTGGGCTTCGAGACCGCGAAGGTCCTCGCCGCCCGCGGCGCGACGGTGGTGCTGGCCGTCCGCGACGTCGAGAAGGGCTCGGCGGCCGCGGCCCGGATGCCGGGGGAGGTCTCGGTCCAGCGGCTGGACCTGTCGTCGCTGGCGTCGGTCCGGGAGGCGGCGGAGGCGGTGCGGGCAGCGCACCCCCGCGTGGACTTGCTGGTGAACAACGCCGGTGTCATGTACACGCAGAAGAAGACGACGCAGGACGGGTTCGAGCTGCAGTTCGGCACGAACCACCTGGGGCACTTCGCCTTCACCGGTCTGCTGCTCGACGCCCTGCTGCCGGTGGACGGCTCCCGGGTGGTGACGGTCAGCAGCCTGGCCCACCGCATCCGCGCCGCGATCCACTTCGACGACCTGCAGTGGGAGCGGTCGTACTCGCGCGTCGGCGCCTACGGGCAGTCCAAGCTCGCCAACCTGCTGTTCACCTACGAGCTGCAGCGCCGGCTCGCCGCCCGCGGCGCCGGCACGATCGCCGTCGCCGCCCACCCGGGGGTCTCGAACACCGAGCTCGCCCGGAACTCCCCGGCGCTCGTGCGCACGGCGATGGACCGGCTCGGGGGACTGCTGACGCAGCCGGCGGACAAGGGAGCGCTGCCGACGCTGCGGGCCGCGACCGACCCGGCCGTCCTGGGCGGGCAGTACTTCGGGCCGGGCGGCCCGGGAGAGTCCCGCGGGCTGCCCCGCCAGGTCGCCTCCAGCCCGCAGTCCCACGACCTCGGTGTCCGGCAGCGGCTGTGGGCGGTCTCGGAGGAGCTGACGGGAGTCCGCTTCCCCGTGTGAGCGTCAGCGGGTGGCGTGCGCCCGCAGGTGGCCCAGGACGGCGGCCACGAGGGAGATGCCCGCGGCGACGCCGAGGCCGGCGCCGGGGTGCAGGCGCAGCAGCGCCGCCCCGGCCGCCGCTCCCGCGAGGATGAGGACGACGGCCCCGAGGCGGCGGCGCCAGCCGTCTCCCGTGCCGCCGGCCAGCCGGGAGTCCGCCGCCAGCCCCGTCAGCGTCGAGGTCACGACGACCGTGGTGACGTCCTTGACGGCCAGCCGGCGGGCGGCGGCGGCCTGACCGCCCATCGCGACGCCCAGCACGGCCGTGACCGCCAGGGCCGCCGGCGGCGGGGTCGTCCCCTGTTCGACGGGCAGGCCGCTGATGAGGGACGACGCGACGGCCAGGCCCGCGAGGACGACCCCCACGACGGCGAAGACCCAGGTGGACGCGGTCGTCCAGCCCGTCGCGGCCGTGCGCAGCACGCGCCCCACGAGCGCCGCCCCGGCGAGGAAGCCGACGAGCGCCAGCACGGGCCCGACGATCGGAAGGTCCTCGGACCCGGTGAGCGCCATGCCCAGGATGACGACGTTGCCCGTCATGTTGGCCGTGAAGACGCGGTCCAGGCCCAGGTAGCCGACGGCGTCGACGATCCCGGTCGAGAACGTCAGCACGAGCATCAGCGCGAGGTGCCAGGACGTCCGTCGCGGGCCGGACCCGGCTGCGGTCGTGGACGGTGCGGCGGTCTTCTCGGGGGGCATCGCGCTCTCCTGCTCGGCGGACTCAGAACCCGGGGCGTGGTGAAACACCGGGGAAACACAGGAAGGGTACGGTGCTCCGATTGTATACGTTCCGCTGCTGAGTCCGACCGGCGAGAGGTTCGCGATGACTGCCCGACCAGCACTGCTCCGTCTCCTGCCCGCCGCCCTCGCCGTCCCGGTGCTGGGACTGGCGGCCTGCGTGCCCGTGCAACCCGTCGGCGAGGCGCCCGAGCGCGAGGACGTCACCGGCGTCGCGATCGGGGACCGGCCCGTCCGGGACGGCGGGGACCTCGTCATGGCCCTGTCGGCCGAACCCGACCGGCTCGACCCCACGACGTCGTCCTCGCTCTACACGCGGTACGTGATGAACGCGATCTGCGAGAAGCTCTACGACATCGACGCCGAGGGGAACCTCGTGCCGCAGCTCGCCGCCGCCCTGCCCACGACGTCCCCCGACGGTCTCACCGTGACGATCCCCGTCCGGTCCGGCGTCCGGTTCGCCGACGGCACCCCGCTCGACGCCGCGGCCGTCGTCACGACCCTCGAACGGAACCTCACCCTCGAGACGAGCACCCGCAAGAGCGAACTCGGGCCCGTCAGCGACGTCGAGGCGGCCGACCCCTCCACCGTCGTCGTCCGCTACGAGACACCCTTCGCCCCGCTGGCCGCCTCCCTCGCCGACCGCGCCGGGATGATCATGTCACCGGCGGCGCTCGCCGAGCTCGGCGCCGACTTCGGGGACCACCCGACCTGCGTCGGGCCCATGAAGTTCGTCGACCGCGTCCCGCAGACGTCGATCACCGTCGAGCGCGACCCGGACTACTACGCGGCCGACGACGTCCACCTCGACAGCATCACCTACCGGATCATGACGGACGCCAACATCCGCGCCGCGAACCTGCGCTCCGGCGACGTCCAGGTCGCCGACA
Above is a genomic segment from Kineococcus mangrovi containing:
- a CDS encoding helix-turn-helix domain-containing protein, with the protein product MTTRTTGPVQSPALGGLLRGFRRGCTVEGTGFARGTRRTPGLRREELALLAGVSVDYLVQLEQGRAARPSAPVVAALARALRLTDDGTALLHRAAGLAAPTGSVRREVPAAAERLVERLGPLPAAVYSADWWLLRWNAAWTVLLGDPLAQRGRQRNVVWHEMVEPNPRVWREPAQDEVFRDAIVGDLRVALVEHPDDAELVDLVEALTGRSPEFVERWTSARPARYRGMRKRVDHAGVGALTLDGDVLEVPGGDVRVVVYSAAPGSADAERLTRLTGGGGGGAAGGAASSARPMRA
- a CDS encoding SDR family oxidoreductase, which encodes MTTTSSVVLVTGGNKGIGRETCRRLAELGHTVLLGARDPERGRAAAEELGVTWLPLDVTDQASVDAAAERVRREHGRLDVLVNNAGVNSAVMPVEELTASELAALLDVNLLGVLRVTNAFVPLLHDSAHPRVVNVSSTVGSFARTLEMDLFDWRITPPAYAVSKSALTMLTLKFARALPGVLVNAADPGYTRTDLNGGDGAQSVTEGTDAVVQLATLPDDGPTGTFADRRGVVPW
- a CDS encoding SDR family NAD(P)-dependent oxidoreductase, with the translated sequence MSSTRWTAGDVPDQHGRVAVVTGANTGLGFETAKVLAARGATVVLAVRDVEKGSAAAARMPGEVSVQRLDLSSLASVREAAEAVRAAHPRVDLLVNNAGVMYTQKKTTQDGFELQFGTNHLGHFAFTGLLLDALLPVDGSRVVTVSSLAHRIRAAIHFDDLQWERSYSRVGAYGQSKLANLLFTYELQRRLAARGAGTIAVAAHPGVSNTELARNSPALVRTAMDRLGGLLTQPADKGALPTLRAATDPAVLGGQYFGPGGPGESRGLPRQVASSPQSHDLGVRQRLWAVSEELTGVRFPV
- a CDS encoding YoaK family protein — translated: MPPEKTAAPSTTAAGSGPRRTSWHLALMLVLTFSTGIVDAVGYLGLDRVFTANMTGNVVILGMALTGSEDLPIVGPVLALVGFLAGAALVGRVLRTAATGWTTASTWVFAVVGVVLAGLAVASSLISGLPVEQGTTPPPAALAVTAVLGVAMGGQAAAARRLAVKDVTTVVVTSTLTGLAADSRLAGGTGDGWRRRLGAVVLILAGAAAGAALLRLHPGAGLGVAAGISLVAAVLGHLRAHATR